A single Pseudomonas putida DNA region contains:
- a CDS encoding DUF58 domain-containing protein translates to MPTTQQAEPGIRIGLAELIDMRHRVREIQLFSRPGQRSPLVGLHHSKLRGRGVDFDQVRVYQAGDDVRNIDWRVTARTQEPHTKLFHEERERPIFILVEQSQRLFFGSGLMFKSVLAAEAAALFGWAALGHNDRIGGLVFGDNEHHEIKPRRSKQSLLQLLNRLAKVNQALHTEAAPQADSLGLALRRAREVLRPGSLAIVICDERSLSPQAEQHLAMLSRHCDLLLMPVSDPLDHALPAAGLLRFAQRSAQLELDTLDANLRQAYRQQAEARIERWELMAQKLRVVLMPLSTQSEMIEQLREYLNAQRPGSGQ, encoded by the coding sequence ATGCCCACCACGCAGCAGGCCGAACCCGGCATTCGCATCGGCCTCGCCGAATTGATCGACATGCGCCACCGCGTGCGCGAGATTCAGCTGTTTTCCCGCCCTGGCCAGCGCAGCCCGCTGGTCGGCCTGCACCATTCCAAGCTGCGCGGGCGTGGCGTGGACTTCGACCAGGTGCGCGTGTACCAGGCCGGTGACGATGTGCGCAACATCGACTGGCGCGTGACCGCACGCACCCAGGAGCCGCACACCAAGCTGTTTCACGAAGAACGCGAGCGGCCGATCTTCATCCTCGTCGAACAGAGCCAGCGGCTGTTCTTTGGCTCGGGCCTGATGTTCAAGTCGGTGCTCGCCGCCGAGGCGGCCGCGCTGTTCGGCTGGGCCGCGCTAGGCCACAACGACCGCATCGGCGGGCTGGTGTTCGGCGACAACGAGCACCACGAGATCAAACCCAGGCGCAGCAAGCAGAGCCTGCTGCAGCTGCTCAACCGCCTGGCCAAGGTCAACCAGGCCCTGCACACCGAAGCCGCGCCCCAGGCCGACAGCCTCGGCCTGGCCCTGCGCCGCGCCCGTGAAGTGCTGCGCCCCGGCAGCCTGGCCATCGTCATCTGCGACGAACGGTCACTCAGCCCCCAGGCCGAGCAACACCTGGCCATGCTCTCACGCCATTGCGACCTGCTGCTGATGCCGGTGTCCGACCCGCTCGACCACGCCCTGCCCGCTGCCGGCCTGCTGCGTTTTGCCCAGCGCAGCGCGCAGTTGGAGCTCGACACCCTCGACGCCAACCTGCGCCAGGCCTACCGTCAACAAGCCGAAGCGCGCATCGAGCGCTGGGAGCTGATGGCGCAGAAGCTTCGCGTAGTGCTGATGCCATTGAGCACCCAGAGCGAGATGATCGAGCAATTGCGCGAATACCTGAACGCTCAGCGCCCCGGGAGTGGTCAATGA
- a CDS encoding AAA family ATPase, whose amino-acid sequence MEHREALIALRTFLSSQILGQEKLVERLLIVLLADGHMLVEGAPGLAKTKAIKELAEGIEAQFHRIQFTPDLLPADITGTEIYRPETGSFVFQQGPIFHNLVLADEINRAPAKVQSALLEAMAERQVSVGRSTYDLSPLFLVMATQNPIEQEGTYPLPEAQLDRFLMHVKIGFPDAAVERRILAQARGEALGGEVKPERRVSQQAIFAARKEILGLYMADAVEEYLVQLVMATRTPAKFDAELADWIAYGASPRGSIALDRCARAHAWLAGRDFVSPEDIQAVLFDVLRHRIILSFEAEAAGIDQDRVVQRILDVVAVA is encoded by the coding sequence ATGGAACACCGTGAAGCGCTGATCGCGCTACGCACCTTTCTTTCCTCCCAGATCCTAGGCCAGGAAAAGCTTGTCGAACGGCTGTTGATCGTGTTGTTGGCCGACGGCCACATGCTGGTCGAAGGTGCACCGGGCTTGGCCAAGACCAAGGCCATCAAAGAGCTGGCCGAAGGCATCGAGGCGCAGTTCCATCGCATCCAGTTCACCCCCGACCTGCTTCCGGCCGACATCACCGGCACCGAAATCTATCGCCCGGAAACCGGCAGTTTCGTGTTCCAGCAGGGGCCGATCTTCCACAACCTGGTGCTGGCCGACGAAATCAACCGCGCCCCGGCCAAAGTGCAGTCGGCACTGCTTGAAGCCATGGCCGAGCGCCAGGTCAGCGTGGGCCGCAGCACCTACGACCTGTCGCCACTGTTTCTGGTGATGGCCACGCAGAACCCGATCGAGCAAGAAGGCACCTACCCGCTGCCCGAAGCCCAGCTCGACCGCTTCCTGATGCACGTGAAAATCGGCTTCCCCGATGCCGCCGTGGAGCGCCGCATCCTCGCCCAGGCCCGTGGCGAGGCGCTGGGCGGCGAAGTGAAACCCGAACGCCGGGTCAGCCAGCAGGCGATCTTTGCCGCGCGCAAGGAAATCCTCGGCCTGTACATGGCCGACGCCGTGGAGGAATACCTGGTACAGCTGGTCATGGCCACCCGCACCCCTGCCAAGTTCGACGCCGAGCTGGCCGACTGGATCGCCTATGGCGCCAGCCCCCGCGGCTCGATCGCCCTCGACCGCTGCGCCCGCGCCCATGCCTGGCTGGCCGGGCGCGACTTCGTCAGCCCCGAAGACATCCAGGCGGTGCTGTTCGATGTTCTGCGCCACCGCATCATCCTGTCGTTCGAAGCCGAAGCTGCGGGGATCGACCAGGACCGCGTGGTCCAGCGCATCCTCGACGTCGTAGCCGTCGCCTGA